One genomic segment of Plasmodium vinckei vinckei genome assembly, chromosome: PVVCY_03 includes these proteins:
- a CDS encoding pre-mRNA-processing protein 45, putative: MTEFLRNLPKPQKKAYDIEESEIPPKQINTKDEPKKQCYQYLKRQYLRISCNADFQDGGAYPEIHVNQYPNNMGLNTKEGKQKSNLVLKYIDDNNNVRYDNLINKDVHIYNNNIDMIETNESIKKLRKKKILSQAEDREEKYNDAIYKPSEKEEMEIIENTKKNIENIINEKINKNSINNKKEDKYYRYIPQNKLNNNLEERIIKVVEKSVDPLDVSKFKNKKLPNVKNSPDYPILRSPTRKLTQEEEKEWQLPPCVSNWKNNKGYNIALDKRIQSDYKKLNNVEINEKFAHLSEYLYVAEKKAREEIKMRNNIIKQKKLKEKEQKEDMLRNLAIQARREKGNAQSSIINERKRELEREYKIEKNLKKIKNYQNRHIEEQIALNKVNVSKNTNIHDISLFNINEDNNNSNLQDNDEYQIYDTSLFDNKNSTNIYKFSNERVSKTLQKIETAKNTEPVKFVKDTLDPFGLDSLLSQAKKK; this comes from the exons ATGACTGAATTTTTAAG AAACCTCCCAAAGCCACAAAAGAAGGCATACGACATTGAGGAAAGTGAGATACCCCcaaaacaaataaacaCAAAAGATGAACCAAAAAAGCAATGCTACCAGTACCTTAAGAGACAATACCTTCGAATTTCATGCAATGCAGATTTCCAAGATGGAGGGGCATATCCTGAAATTCACGTAAATCAATACCCAAACAATATGGGATTAAATACAAAAGAaggaaaacaaaaaagtaatttagtattaaaatatattgacgacaataataatgtaaggtatgataatttaattaataaagatgtacatatatataataataatattgatatGATTGAAACTAATGAATCCATAAAAAAActtcgaaaaaaaaaaatattatcacaAGCAGAAGATAgagaagaaaaatataatgatgcTATTTATAAACCAAgtgaaaaagaagaaatggaaataattgaaaatacaaaaaaaaatatagaaaatattataaatgaaaaaattaataaaaatagtataaataataaaaaagaagataaatattatagatatataccacaaaataaattaaataataatttagaaGAAAGAATTATAAAAGTAGTTGAAAAATCAGTAGATCCATTAGATGtatcaaaatttaaaaataaaaaacttcCTAATGTTAAAAATTCACCCGATTATCCAATACTTCGATCACCAACAAGAAAATTAACAcaagaagaagaaaaagaatGGCAATTACCACCATGTGTATCAAATTGGAAAAACAATAAAGGATATAATATTGCTTTAGATAAAAGAATACAAAgtgattataaaaaattaaacaatgttgaaataaatgaaaagtTTGCACATCTTAgcgaatatttatatgttgctgaaaaaaaagctagagaagaaattaaaatgcgtaataatataattaaacaaaaaaaattaaaagaaaaagaacaaaaagAAGATATGCTCAGAAATCTAGCTATTCAAGCAAGAAGAGAAAAAGGAAATGCTCAAAGTTCAATCATAAACGAAAGAAAACGAGAATTAGAAagagaatataaaattgaaaaaaatcttaaaaaaattaaaaactaCCAAAATAGACATATAGAAGAACAAATTGCTTTAAACAAAGTTAATGTtagtaaaaatacaaacatACATGATATAAgcttatttaatattaatgaagaTAACAATAATTCAAACTTACAAGATAATGATGAAtatcaaatatatgatacatctctatttgataataaaaattctactaatatatataaattttcaaatgaAAGAGTAAGTAAAACACttcaaaaaattgaaaCTGCCAAAAATACAGAACCTGTCAAATTTGTTAAAGACACTCTTGATCCTTTTGGCTTAGACAGCTTACTATCACaagccaaaaaaaaatag
- a CDS encoding replication factor C subunit 1, putative: MSSKDKNLFSDNSSDEGRQKKRLKKVSDNLFDDNDDNNSDARSVVEIKDDSDEEQEKGSSTTKSTTNKSFEKNTSKKPAYYDISSYFKPVPKNTGKTQTSNNSNASTNNTRNNEGNKIPLENVDDYFKIVETGSKNITTNPKRERSHDSDLLEHNRSKKKHASIEDCILLPKSENDVSQNFDYLPFINKKFVLTGVFKSFTRDELQSKIKEHGGSVMSAVSSKTHYLIHGEYLEDGRLYNEGKKYQKAYELSKQSKSIIKILNEDELLELLPKDKNDNSQTQHNNIETNNIPNKNLKDEKEYSNYPNTNQNTNAPQILNQLWVDKYKPTKIEDLVGNTQNIFKLQSWLSSWDDVCIKGLKKQVTKTFRGTFENINARCALLSGPAGIGKTTTAKIVSQSSGYNVIEFNASDERNKAAVEKIGEMATGGYSITSLNNKSLKKTCIIMDEVDGMSSGDKGGSSAILKLIEKTKCPIICICNDRQNSKMRTLANKCYDLKFTTPNKNSVVKRLLEICKKENLMMEPNALELLWESSNGDIRQILNALQLLSRTYKRIQFLDIKKDINNSNKNVQSLANPFEITLKLLNFHESSKLKIREIMDLFFVDYELIPYFISENYTNIFNDTDKSPNAINKWNTFAQISYDLSLAEKIKYNLKTTMDYSLLPHFSILSCVCPVMRIRTLKSFMQGRINFPSAFGKISTFNKNKRLLNELCFNLSYKLNVYPKYMITSGFLNYIYYKIVVPLQKNNITESVELMEQYNITKEMVTDNIPSLRLPSQENLYDKLDSKVKAAFTRQYNATHVVKNDPNAVKKSLKSIDKKSTYKNNENEIDEDIDDLSDSKEDKDDDALVKTKLDKKNTPKNKSNTKPKTSKKK; encoded by the coding sequence ATGAGTtcaaaagataaaaatttatttagtGATAATAGTAGTGATGAGGGGAGGCAAAAAAAACGTTTGAAAAAAGTCTCagataatttatttgacgacaatgatgataataacTCGGATGCACGAAGTGTTGTTGAAATTAAAGATGACAGTGATGAAGAACAAGAAAAAGGAAGTTCTACTACTAAAAGTACAACTAACAAATcctttgaaaaaaatacatcaAAAAAACCTGCATATTATGATATAtcatcatattttaaaccCGTTCCAAAAAATACAGGGAAAACACAAACCTCAAATAATTCAAACGCCAGTACCAACAATACACGAAATAAtgaaggaaataaaataccCCTTGAAAATGTTGatgattattttaaaatagttGAAACAggatcaaaaaatataacaacaAATCCAAAAAGAGAAAGAAGTCATGATTCAGATCTTTTAGAACATAATAgatctaaaaaaaaacatgcaTCCATCGAAGATTGTATTCTTTTACCCAAAAGTGAAAATGATGTATCTCAAAATTTTGATTACTTaccttttataaataaaaaatttgttcTTACAGGGGTTTTTAAATCTTTCACTAGAGATGAATTACAAagtaaaattaaagaacATGGAGGAAGTGTAATGTCTGCTGTCTCATCAAAAACACACTATCTTATACATGGTGAATATTTAGAAGATGGACGATTATACAATGAaggtaaaaaatatcaaaaagCTTATGAACTCTCTAAACAATCTAAatctattattaaaatattaaatgaaGATGAATTATTAGAACTTCTTccaaaagataaaaatgataattcaCAAACTcaacataataatatcgaaactaataatataccaaataaaaatcttaaagatgaaaaagaatattCTAACTATCCTAATACAAATCAAAACACAAATGCCCcacaaattttaaatcaaTTATGGgtagataaatataaaccTACTAAAATTGAAGACTTAGTAGGAAATactcaaaatatttttaaattacaaTCATGGTTATCAAGCTGGGATGATGTATGTATAAAgggattaaaaaaacaagttACTAAAACTTTTAGAGGAacttttgaaaatataaatgcaaGATGCGCATTATTAAGTGGCCCTGCTGGAATAGGAAAAACAACTACTGCTAAAATTGTTTCACAAAGTTCAGGATATAATGTTATTGAATTCAATGCATCCGATGAAAGAAATAAAGCAGCTGTTGAAAAAATTGGAGAAATGGCTACAGGAGGCTATTCTATTActtcattaaataataaaagtttGAAAAAAACTTGTATTATTATGGATGAGGTTGATGGAATGTCTAGTGGTGATAAAGGTGGTAGTTCTgctatattaaaattaatagaaaaaacaaaatgcccaatcatatgtatatgtaatGATAGACAAAACAGTAAAATGCGAACATTAGCTAATAAATGTTATGATCTAAAATTTACAAcaccaaataaaaatagtgtaGTTAAAAGATTATTagaaatatgtaaaaaagaaaatctTATGATGGAACCCAATGCTTTAGAATTATTATGGGAAAGTTCAAATGGAGATATAAGACAAATACTTAATGCTTTACAATTATTATCTAGAACATATAAAagaatacaatttttagacataaaaaaagatattaataattcaaataaaaatgtacaaTCATTAGCAAACCCTTTTGAAATAACActcaaattattaaattttcatgaatcatcaaaattaaaaataagagAAATTATGGATCTATTTTTTGTAGATTATGAATTAAtaccatattttataagtgaaaattatacaaatatttttaatgataCTGATAAATCACCTAAtgctataaataaatggaaTACCTTTGCACAAATCTCTTATGATCTATCTTTAgcagaaaaaattaaatataatttaaaaacaacTATGGATTATTCATTGTTGCCACATTTTTCAATCTTATCTTGTGTATGCCCTGTTATGAGAATAAGGACTTTAAAATCATTTATGCAAGGTAGAATAAATTTCCCATCTGCTTTTGGAAAAATATCaacatttaataaaaataaaagattactaaatgaattatgttttaatttatcttACAAACTTAATGTTTAtccaaaatatatgataacTAGTGGATTcctaaattatatatattataaaattgttgtaccactacaaaaaaataatataactgAATCTGTAGAATTAATGgaacaatataatattacaaaagAAATGGTAACTGATAATATACCATCTTTAAGATTACCATCACAAGAAAATctatatgataaattagATTCAAAAGTTAAAGCAGCTTTTACTCGACAATATAATGCAACTCATGTTGTTAAAAACGATCCAAATGCCGTTAAAAAAAGTCTTAAATctattgataaaaaatcaacttataaaaataatgaaaatgaaatagaTGAAGATATAGACGATTTAAGTGACTCAAAAGAAGACAAAGATGATGATGCTTTAGTTAAAACTAAgcttgataaaaaaaatacacccaaaaataaatcaaatacAAAACCTAAaacttcaaaaaaaaaataa
- a CDS encoding ribosome associated membrane protein RAMP4, putative: protein MKVPTNRKIVKKVETFDNNITNRGNVPTSVSKKGKKYPVGPILLGIFIFIVIGSVVIQILKIYNRSNSYYY from the exons atgaag GTACCAACCAATAGAAAAATAGTTAAAAAAGTCGAAACATTTGATAACAATATAACAAATCGAGGAAATGTCCCAACTTCAGTTTCGAAAAAAGGAAAGAAATATCCAGTAGGACCCATACTACTtggaatatttatttttattgtaatCGGATCag ttgttattcaaattttgaaaatatacaacAGATCAAATagctattattattga
- a CDS encoding pseudouridine synthase, putative: MKKLFNAYLKRYVLFLYLFLLLFICIKKYRTFTVLQTNCNKNENIIRLNKLISINNKISRRKADKFIQNANIKINNKIVLNPGTHVDIAKDQVKVNEKKINIQNIKKIINNYKISSTNQSTYKWIVLHKPKGLLCTNQDEKDRKSIFSIFPDDLLQKYRIVSVGRLDRNTSGVLLLTNEYAWINKLTHPKYERVRKYMIHIEGPVRMDALKTLADGVYLKDEYDSKKKNQKTQPALIEVLREENVNIQNQIKKISVLNISIKEGRNRQIRKMFQQINQPIIKIKRTAFENITLKNIRLPKQYRELTKKEITSLKTRDFLNN, encoded by the exons ATGAAAAAACTATTCAATGCTTATCTCAAGAGATATGTATTATTcctttatttgtttttacttttatttatatgtataaaaaaatatcgtACTTTTACTGTTCTACAAACTAATTGtaacaaaaatgaaaatataataagactaaacaaattaatttCAATCAATAATAAGATTTCTCGAAGAAAAGCAGataaatttatacaaaatgctaacataaaaattaataacaaaattgttttaaatcCAGGTACCCATGTTGATATAGCTAAAGATCAAGTAAAagttaatgaaaaaaaaattaacatacaaaatattaaaaaaattataaataattataaaatttctaGTACTAATCAAAGCACATACAAATGGATCGTCTTACATAAACCTAAAGGATTGTTATGTACAAATCAGGATGAAAAAGATAGAAAATCgatattttccatttttccTGATGActtattacaaaaatatcgTATAGTATCCGTTG GCAGATTAGATCGAAACACCTCTGGAGTTCTACTCTTAACAAATGAATACGCCTggataaacaaattaacaCATCCAAAATATGAACGAGTAaggaaatatatgatacaTATTGAAGGTCCTGTACGAATGGATGCTCTTAAAACGCTAGCTGACGgtgtatatttaaaagatgaatatgatagtaaaaaaaaaaatcaaaaaacaCAACCTGCTCTCATTGAAGTTCTTAGAGAAGAAAATGTTAACATACAAaatcaaattaaaaaaataagtgtattaaatattagTATAAAAGAAGGAAGAAATAGGCAAATTAGAAAAATGTTTcaacaaataaatcaaccaataattaaaattaaaagaactgcctttgaaaatattacactaaaaaatatacgtTTACCAAAACAATATAGagaattaacaaaaaaggaaataacaAGTTTAAAGACACgagattttttaaacaacTAA
- a CDS encoding 40S ribosomal protein S30, putative: MGKVHGSLARAGKVKNQTPKAPKLSKGRRLTGRAKKRQLYNKRFSDCIGRKKGPNSRV, translated from the exons ATGG gAAAAGTACATGGATCATTAGCAAGAGCTGGTAAGGTCAAAAACCAAACCCCTAAAGCTCCAAAATTAAGTAAAGGAAGAAGATTAACTGGTCGTGCAAAAAAGAGACaattatataacaaaaGGTTTTCTGATTGTATAGGAAGAAAGAAAGGGCCTAACTCAAGAGTATAA